Within the Dechloromonas denitrificans genome, the region GCCAAGGCCGAACTGTGGCAGAAGCTCACCGTCAAGGCCCGGCCGGCCGGCGTTCCGGCCTGGCGCTGGCTTGATATCCAGGCCGCTTTCCCGCTGGTCACATTGGCCACCAAGGAAGAATTCGTGCCGCAAATGGCCGACTTCGAAAAAATCGGCGGCGTCAGCTTCCACAAGGGCTGCTACCCGGGCCAGGAAATCGTCGCGCGCACGCAGTACCTCGGCAAGGTCAAGCGCCACCTGTTTCGCCTGAACAGCCAACAGGCGCTCAAGGCCGGTGACGAACTGCACTCGCCAGACAACCCGGACCAAGCCTGCGGCAAGGTGATGACCGCGGCACCCTCGCCAACTGGCGGCTACGAGGCCCTCGCGGTGGTGCAATCCAATTTCTCGAACAATGTCCACCTCGGCTCGCGCGAAGGGCCGCTGCTACAGGCGGCCGCAGTAAACCCGGCATAGACGGCAAAAATGTGCCTGATCGTCGTCGGCTGGCGTAGCCACCCCGATTATCCACTGGTGGTTGCCGCCAACCGCGACGAGTATTACGCCCGGCCAACGGCAGACGCCGCGCGCTGGCCTGATGTCCCCAACGTCATCGGCGGCATCGATCTTGAAGCCGGCGGCACCTGGCTGGGCATCAGTACGACCGGACGTTTTGCGGCGGTGACCAATGTCCGCGAACCGGCCATGGCGAAAGGCGCGCACTCGCGCGGCGAATTGACGCGGAATTTCCTGCTTTCGGCATCTCCTGCCGGCGACTACGCCAACCGGGTCGATGGCAGCCGCTATTCCGGCTTCAATCTACTGCTCAGCGATGGCGAAGAATTGATCTATTGTTCGAACCGCGACGGTCAGCCGCGTGCTCTACCGCCAGGCATTTACGGGTTGTCGAATCATCTGCTGGACAGCCCTTGGCCCAAGTTACTCCAGGCTCGCCGACAGTTTGCTACGGCGCTCCAGCAGTTGCCCGACGAAGCCGGTTTCTTTGCCCTGCTGGGCGATCAAACCATCGTCGCCGATGCCGACCTGCCAAAGACCGGCGTTCCGCTCGAATGGGAACGGCTACTGTCTGCCGTTTTCGTCAAATCGGAAAGCTACGGAACGCGCGCCTCGACGCTTGCCTGGCAGCATTCGGACGGCACGGTCCGGTTGCACGAGCAAAGCTTCGGCCCCAACGGCCAGGCACTTCAGTCTTCGGTGATTTCCACTTCGCTATAGCACGGCACACTGTCGAACAGTTCGACAATATCGGCATTGCGCATGCGAATACAGCCATGCGACCCGGGAGAGCCCATCTCGACGGCATCGGGGCTGCCGTGAATATAGACATAGCGGCGCATGGTATCGACGCAGCCAAGGCGATTGCGCCCCGACTCGCAACCGGAGAGCCAGAGTATGCGGGTCAGTATCCAGTCCCGGCCGGGGAACTGCGCGGCAAGTTCCGGCGTCCATAGCTCGCCGGTCGGACGGCGACGAACAAAAACGGTGTTTTCCGGCTGCCCGGCGCCGATTTTGGCCCGAATCAGATGGCGGCCACGCGGCGTCTGGTAACTGCCGGAAATTTCACCGACGCCGGCCTTGGCCGTGGAAACCGGGTACTCGCGGAGAACGACTCCGTGATCGTCGAACACGGTCAGCATCTGGCGCGCCACCGAAACGAGCAGTTTCATTGTGTTTTCTTGCGCCGGCCGGCAAAGAACTGCGACAGCATCTGGCTGCATTCATCGGCCAGCACACCGCCATCGACGGTGGCATGGTGATTCAGACGCTCGACGCCAAACAGGTCGACAACACTGCCATGCACGCCGGTTTTCGGATCACGGGCACCATAGATGACGCGGCTAATCCGGGCATGCATGATGGCCCCGGCGCACATCGCACAGGGCTCCAGGGTAACGAAAAGCTCGCACCCCGGCAGTCGGTAGTTGCCCAACACCCGTGCCGCATCGCGCAAAGCGGCAATTTC harbors:
- a CDS encoding NRDE family protein, which produces MCLIVVGWRSHPDYPLVVAANRDEYYARPTADAARWPDVPNVIGGIDLEAGGTWLGISTTGRFAAVTNVREPAMAKGAHSRGELTRNFLLSASPAGDYANRVDGSRYSGFNLLLSDGEELIYCSNRDGQPRALPPGIYGLSNHLLDSPWPKLLQARRQFATALQQLPDEAGFFALLGDQTIVADADLPKTGVPLEWERLLSAVFVKSESYGTRASTLAWQHSDGTVRLHEQSFGPNGQALQSSVISTSL
- a CDS encoding L,D-transpeptidase; the protein is MKLLVSVARQMLTVFDDHGVVLREYPVSTAKAGVGEISGSYQTPRGRHLIRAKIGAGQPENTVFVRRRPTGELWTPELAAQFPGRDWILTRILWLSGCESGRNRLGCVDTMRRYVYIHGSPDAVEMGSPGSHGCIRMRNADIVELFDSVPCYSEVEITED
- the tadA gene encoding tRNA adenosine(34) deaminase TadA encodes the protein MLGDEFFMREAMSLARAAECLGEVPVGAVVVQNGVIVGRGFNSPIGESDPTAHAEIAALRDAARVLGNYRLPGCELFVTLEPCAMCAGAIMHARISRVIYGARDPKTGVHGSVVDLFGVERLNHHATVDGGVLADECSQMLSQFFAGRRKKTQ